The Kitasatospora sp. NBC_00374 genome has a segment encoding these proteins:
- a CDS encoding N,N-dimethylformamidase beta subunit family domain-containing protein, with the protein MGRELNRRWESATLAHSVSDPFGQGPLPWLRSPDEYLAGVEATVPWYVSVDAPGQEPLTGPRPKPPVGTPKTSDDVDQQIKGFASAGVIRPGGAVDFRVTVNPPREFTVDVYRIGHYGGDGAHLVTSSPLIAGLAQAAPLVVGRTVSCHHWWQSWRLHIPSHWRPGAYVAVLTTADNLHRNHIPFTVRDAADQAGPARPAEAPAQRPVPAPELLLVLPDVTWQAYNLFPEDGRTGASLYHAWDGEGRLAGESGAAVTVSFDRPHAGAGLPLHVGHAYDFIRWAERYGYDLSYATASDLHAGLVDPTRHRALIFPGHDEYWSEPMRRAVERARDAGTSLVFLSANTMYWRVDLTAGPSGEPNRLLNCRKRQRVPAGMPATGAAGAGSALWRDAGEPEQHLLGIQYAGSVPEPVPLVARNTTHWLWAGTGLAEGGEVPGLVAGEADRYFPRVALPEHTERILLAHSPYRDSEGRPAHQETSLYRAPSGAYVFSAGTFAWSPALDRPGHTDERIQRATANLLDHLCKEG; encoded by the coding sequence GTGGGGAGAGAACTCAACCGCCGTTGGGAGTCCGCCACGCTGGCGCACAGCGTGTCCGACCCGTTCGGCCAGGGCCCGCTGCCCTGGCTGCGGAGTCCCGACGAGTACCTGGCGGGGGTCGAGGCCACCGTCCCCTGGTACGTCAGCGTGGACGCGCCGGGTCAGGAGCCGCTGACCGGGCCGCGGCCCAAGCCGCCGGTCGGCACCCCGAAGACCTCGGACGACGTCGACCAGCAGATCAAGGGCTTCGCCTCGGCCGGGGTGATCCGCCCCGGCGGCGCGGTGGACTTCCGGGTGACGGTGAACCCGCCGCGCGAGTTCACCGTGGACGTCTACCGAATCGGCCACTACGGCGGCGACGGCGCGCACCTGGTCACCTCCAGCCCGCTGATCGCGGGCCTCGCACAGGCCGCGCCGCTGGTGGTCGGCCGCACCGTCTCGTGCCACCACTGGTGGCAGTCCTGGCGGTTGCACATCCCGTCGCACTGGCGGCCCGGCGCGTACGTCGCGGTGCTGACCACCGCCGACAACCTGCACCGCAACCACATCCCGTTCACCGTGCGGGACGCGGCGGACCAGGCCGGCCCGGCTCGGCCTGCCGAGGCGCCGGCACAACGGCCCGTCCCGGCACCGGAGTTGCTGCTGGTGCTGCCGGACGTGACCTGGCAGGCGTACAACCTGTTCCCCGAGGACGGGCGCACCGGGGCCAGCCTCTACCACGCCTGGGACGGCGAGGGCCGGCTCGCCGGCGAGTCGGGGGCGGCCGTCACGGTCTCCTTCGACCGCCCGCACGCGGGGGCGGGGCTGCCGCTGCACGTCGGCCACGCCTACGACTTCATCCGCTGGGCCGAGCGCTACGGCTACGACCTCTCCTACGCCACCGCCTCCGACCTGCACGCCGGGCTGGTCGATCCGACCCGGCACCGGGCCCTGATCTTCCCCGGGCACGACGAGTACTGGTCCGAACCGATGCGGCGGGCCGTGGAGCGGGCCAGGGACGCCGGGACGTCCCTGGTGTTCCTGTCCGCCAACACCATGTACTGGCGGGTCGACCTCACGGCCGGGCCCTCCGGCGAGCCGAACCGGCTGCTCAACTGCCGCAAGCGCCAGCGCGTTCCGGCCGGGATGCCGGCCACCGGGGCGGCGGGCGCGGGCAGCGCGCTGTGGCGGGACGCGGGCGAGCCCGAGCAGCACCTGCTGGGCATCCAGTACGCGGGCAGCGTGCCCGAGCCGGTGCCGCTGGTGGCCCGCAACACCACCCACTGGCTCTGGGCGGGCACCGGGCTCGCCGAGGGCGGCGAGGTGCCCGGGCTGGTCGCCGGGGAGGCGGACCGCTACTTCCCCAGGGTCGCGCTGCCCGAGCACACCGAGCGGATCCTGCTGGCCCACTCGCCCTACCGGGACTCCGAGGGCCGGCCCGCGCACCAGGAGACCTCGCTCTACCGGGCGCCCAGCGGTGCGTACGTCTTCTCGGCCGGGACGTTCGCGTGGTCGCCCGCGCTGGACCGGCCGGGCCACACCGACGAGCGGATCCAGCGGGCCACCGCCAACCTGCTCGACCACCTCTGCAAGGAGGGATGA
- the purQ gene encoding phosphoribosylformylglycinamidine synthase subunit PurQ has protein sequence MTTRVGVVTFPGSLDDRDAQRAVRLAGAEPVALWHRDKDLHQVDAVVLPGGFSYGDYLRCGAISRFSPVMETVIEQAKLGMPVLGICNGFQVLCESHLLPGALTRNDSLHFICRDQKLRIENVATAWTADYSAGQEIVVPLKNGEGRFVADGHVLDELEAEGRVVARYLDVNPNGSYRDIAGITNAAGNVVGLMPHPEHAVEPLTGPTTEGLGFFTSVLKQLVNA, from the coding sequence GTGACCACCCGCGTCGGCGTAGTCACTTTCCCCGGCTCTCTCGACGACCGTGACGCCCAGCGCGCGGTCCGCCTGGCCGGCGCCGAGCCGGTCGCCCTCTGGCACCGTGACAAGGATCTCCATCAGGTCGACGCCGTCGTCCTGCCGGGCGGATTCAGCTACGGCGACTATCTACGGTGCGGCGCCATCTCCCGCTTCTCGCCGGTGATGGAGACCGTCATCGAGCAGGCCAAGCTGGGAATGCCGGTCCTCGGTATCTGCAACGGCTTCCAGGTGCTCTGCGAATCGCACCTGCTGCCCGGCGCCCTGACCCGGAACGACTCGCTGCACTTCATCTGCCGCGACCAGAAGCTGCGGATCGAGAACGTCGCGACGGCCTGGACCGCCGATTACTCGGCCGGCCAGGAAATCGTCGTCCCGCTCAAGAACGGCGAGGGCCGCTTCGTCGCCGACGGGCATGTCCTCGACGAGTTGGAGGCCGAGGGCCGGGTGGTCGCCCGTTACCTCGACGTCAACCCGAACGGTTCGTACCGCGACATCGCCGGTATCACCAACGCCGCCGGCAATGTCGTCGGTCTGATGCCGCACCCCGAGCACGCGGTGGAGCCGCTCACCGGCCCGACCACCGAGGGCCTGGGCTTCTTCACGTCCGTCCTGAAGCAGCTGGTGAACGCCTGA
- a CDS encoding response regulator has protein sequence MTAPLRILLADDEHLIRGALATLLGLEEDLTVVAEAASGPEALAMARAHRPDVAVLDLQMPGLDGIEVAAELRRVLPECRVMIVTGHGRPGYLKRALEVGVRGFLPKTVSAADLAGIIRTVRAGGRYVDPELAADAISAGDSPLTPRETDVLELAAHGTSIGEIAERAALSPGTVRNYLSAAATKLGAENRHAAVRIAREHGWI, from the coding sequence ATGACCGCACCCCTTCGCATCCTGCTCGCCGACGACGAGCACCTGATCCGGGGTGCGCTGGCCACCCTGCTCGGCCTGGAGGAGGACCTGACCGTGGTGGCCGAGGCCGCCTCCGGCCCCGAGGCGCTCGCGATGGCCAGGGCGCACCGCCCCGACGTCGCGGTGCTGGACCTGCAGATGCCCGGACTGGACGGCATCGAGGTGGCCGCGGAGCTGCGGCGGGTGCTGCCGGAGTGCCGGGTCATGATCGTCACCGGCCACGGCCGGCCCGGCTACCTGAAGCGGGCGCTGGAGGTCGGGGTCCGCGGATTCCTGCCGAAGACCGTCTCCGCGGCCGACCTCGCCGGAATCATCCGCACCGTCCGGGCGGGTGGGCGCTACGTCGATCCCGAGCTGGCCGCCGACGCGATCAGCGCGGGTGACAGCCCGCTCACCCCGCGCGAGACGGACGTCCTGGAGCTCGCGGCGCACGGCACCTCGATCGGGGAGATCGCCGAACGGGCCGCGCTGTCCCCCGGCACCGTGCGCAACTACCTGTCCGCAGCGGCCACCAAGCTCGGCGCGGAGAACCGCCACGCGGCCGTGCGGATCGCCCGCGAGCACGGCTGGATCTGA
- a CDS encoding ABC transporter permease encodes MTTAATPAAPRAATTTATTTTAGRLLALGRAESTLLLRNRTALFTAVALPLLLVGAVRGMLRQQAESTPGLDVDAAMVTGVTGIVLLFVVYYNLTSAYVARRGELVLKRLRTGEARDLEILAGTAVPSVLLALLQCAVLGVAGAVLLDLPAPVNPLLMAAGLALAVALLTGLAALSSAFTRTVESAGITTLPLMLIAQFGSGLLIPLEVMPERVADLCRALPTTPAFQLLRLGWFGGDGSRPATDFLGTWAPAAPHLGLAVLWTAAAWWATRRWFRWEPRR; translated from the coding sequence ATGACCACCGCCGCGACCCCCGCCGCCCCCCGCGCCGCGACCACCACCGCGACCACCACGACGGCCGGGCGCCTGCTCGCCCTCGGCCGGGCCGAGAGCACCCTGCTGCTGCGCAACCGCACCGCGCTGTTCACCGCCGTCGCGCTGCCGCTGCTGCTGGTCGGCGCCGTGCGCGGGATGCTCCGCCAGCAGGCCGAGAGCACCCCGGGCCTGGACGTCGACGCCGCCATGGTCACCGGCGTGACCGGGATCGTCCTGCTCTTCGTCGTCTACTACAACCTGACCTCCGCGTACGTCGCCCGGCGCGGTGAGCTGGTGCTCAAGCGGCTGCGCACCGGCGAGGCACGGGACCTGGAGATCCTGGCCGGCACCGCCGTCCCCTCGGTGCTGCTGGCCCTGCTGCAGTGCGCGGTGCTCGGCGTCGCCGGGGCGGTGCTGCTGGACCTGCCGGCCCCGGTCAACCCGCTGCTGATGGCCGCCGGGCTGGCGCTCGCGGTGGCGCTGCTGACCGGGCTGGCGGCCCTGTCCAGCGCGTTCACCAGGACCGTGGAGAGCGCCGGGATCACCACGCTCCCGCTGATGCTGATCGCCCAGTTCGGCTCGGGTCTGCTGATCCCGCTGGAGGTGATGCCGGAGCGCGTCGCCGACCTCTGCCGGGCCCTGCCCACCACACCGGCCTTCCAGCTGCTGCGGCTCGGCTGGTTCGGCGGCGACGGCTCGCGGCCCGCGACCGACTTCCTCGGCACCTGGGCGCCGGCCGCCCCGCACCTGGGCCTGGCCGTCCTGTGGACCGCCGCCGCCTGGTGGGCGACCCGCCGTTGGTTCCGCTGGGAGCCGCGCCGCTGA
- a CDS encoding phosphoribosylaminoimidazolesuccinocarboxamide synthase — protein sequence MSGFVTKPEPVQVPGLVHLHTGKVRDLYRAENGDLVMVASDRTSAFDWVLPNEIPDKGRILTQLSLWWFERIVDLVPNHVVSTEVPVGAPADWKGRTLVCRSLEMVPVECVARGYLAGSGLEEYRADRTVCGIALPEGLDNGSELPAPIYTPALKAEVGEHDENVPYEETARRIGAELAATLRQTTLAVYGRARDIARERGIILADTKFEFGLLDGELVIGDEVLTPDSSRFWPADEWQPGRNQPSFDKQIIRDWLASPASGWDRHSELPPPPLPPEIVEHTRAKYIEAYERLTGTSWV from the coding sequence TTGAGCGGATTTGTCACCAAGCCCGAGCCGGTCCAGGTGCCCGGCCTGGTCCACCTGCACACCGGCAAGGTGCGCGACCTGTACCGCGCCGAGAACGGCGACCTGGTGATGGTGGCCAGCGACCGCACCTCGGCCTTCGACTGGGTGCTGCCCAACGAGATCCCGGACAAGGGCCGCATCCTCACCCAGCTCTCGCTGTGGTGGTTCGAGCGGATCGTCGACCTGGTGCCCAACCACGTCGTCTCCACCGAGGTCCCGGTCGGGGCGCCCGCCGACTGGAAGGGCCGCACGCTGGTCTGCCGGAGCCTGGAGATGGTGCCGGTCGAGTGCGTCGCCCGCGGCTACCTGGCCGGCTCCGGCCTGGAGGAGTACCGGGCCGACCGCACCGTCTGCGGCATCGCCCTCCCGGAGGGCCTGGACAACGGCTCCGAGCTGCCGGCCCCGATCTACACCCCGGCCCTCAAGGCCGAGGTCGGCGAGCACGACGAGAACGTCCCCTACGAGGAGACCGCGCGGCGGATCGGCGCCGAGCTGGCCGCCACGCTCCGGCAGACCACGCTCGCCGTGTACGGCCGGGCCCGGGACATCGCGCGCGAGCGCGGGATCATCCTGGCCGACACCAAGTTCGAGTTCGGTCTGCTGGACGGCGAGCTGGTGATCGGCGACGAGGTGCTCACGCCGGACTCCTCGCGTTTCTGGCCGGCCGACGAGTGGCAGCCGGGGCGGAACCAGCCGTCCTTCGACAAGCAGATCATCCGCGACTGGCTGGCCTCGCCCGCCTCCGGCTGGGACCGCCACAGCGAGCTGCCGCCGCCGCCGCTGCCCCCCGAGATCGTCGAGCACACCCGGGCCAAGTACATCGAGGCCTACGAGCGGCTCACCGGCACCAGCTGGGTCTGA
- a CDS encoding Lsr2 family protein, translated as MAQRVVVTLSDDLDGGAAAETVHFGVDGKSYEIDLSADNAEKLREALAPFVAAGRRQSRTGKSFRRTALTPDPAAVRAWAQSNGMELPARGRIPKHVYEAFADAN; from the coding sequence ATGGCTCAGCGTGTAGTCGTCACGCTCTCCGACGACCTGGACGGCGGCGCCGCCGCGGAAACCGTCCACTTCGGCGTCGACGGGAAGTCGTACGAGATCGACCTGTCTGCGGACAACGCGGAAAAGCTGCGGGAGGCCCTCGCCCCGTTCGTCGCGGCCGGGCGCCGCCAGAGCCGCACCGGAAAGTCCTTCCGGCGCACGGCGCTCACCCCGGACCCGGCCGCGGTCCGCGCCTGGGCCCAGTCCAACGGCATGGAGCTGCCGGCCCGCGGCCGGATCCCGAAGCACGTCTACGAGGCCTTCGCGGACGCCAACTGA
- the purS gene encoding phosphoribosylformylglycinamidine synthase subunit PurS has protein sequence MARVVVDVMLKPEILDPQGQAVQRALPRLGFNGIADVRQGKRFELELEGPVDDAALARIREAAETFLANTVIEDFTVRVEEEGK, from the coding sequence GTGGCACGCGTCGTAGTCGACGTCATGCTCAAGCCGGAGATCCTCGACCCCCAGGGACAGGCGGTGCAGCGTGCGCTGCCGCGTCTCGGATTCAACGGGATCGCCGACGTCCGCCAGGGCAAGCGTTTCGAGCTGGAGCTGGAAGGGCCGGTGGACGACGCCGCCCTCGCCCGCATCCGCGAAGCCGCCGAGACCTTCCTCGCCAACACCGTGATCGAGGACTTCACCGTCCGAGTCGAGGAGGAGGGCAAGTGA
- a CDS encoding sensor histidine kinase, which produces MGPWRPLQRWRACGKPQRTEIYVRWSLYAMVLVQPLVVVGTVNGPAGLAVSRPVAVASLALSLAGSVLAFVLFRRGLDHYLGRRERPTGWILAAVLLMVGGVSGLLLIDPTVRGGGSLSNAPTISSLLVLWFAPVSVALRSRRTAALVAAGALLLTVPAMAAAGLPAGSVLGLLLGAAISLTVVAATCRCSAWLAGVVWELDEAREKQSQLAVAEERLRFSRDLHDVLGRNLTTIALKSELAVQLARRGRPEAADQMTEVQRIAQESQREVREVVRGYRTADLRAEVAGARSVLRAAGVVCAVDLGPDPAALTPVAHSVLGWVVREATTNVLRHSEASHCSIRLRAEDGRAVLEVENDGVPTGLTDGREDGREDSRGDGAHPGTGLTGLGERLAAHGGALTLPATAPGSFRITAVLPLAAPAPALEVAAR; this is translated from the coding sequence ATGGGGCCGTGGCGGCCGCTGCAACGGTGGCGGGCCTGCGGGAAGCCGCAACGCACCGAGATCTACGTCCGCTGGTCGCTGTACGCGATGGTGCTCGTCCAGCCCCTGGTGGTGGTGGGGACGGTCAACGGCCCGGCCGGGCTGGCGGTCTCCCGCCCGGTGGCGGTGGCCTCGCTGGCCCTCTCGCTGGCCGGCTCCGTCCTGGCCTTCGTGCTCTTCCGCCGCGGGCTCGACCACTACCTCGGCCGGCGCGAGCGCCCCACCGGCTGGATCCTGGCCGCCGTCCTGCTGATGGTCGGCGGCGTCTCGGGCCTGCTTCTGATCGATCCGACCGTCCGCGGTGGCGGGTCACTGTCCAACGCACCCACGATCAGCTCGCTGCTGGTGCTCTGGTTCGCCCCGGTGTCCGTCGCCCTGCGCAGCCGCCGTACTGCCGCCCTGGTCGCGGCCGGCGCCCTTCTGCTCACCGTGCCCGCGATGGCGGCCGCCGGACTCCCGGCCGGATCCGTGCTCGGGCTGCTGCTCGGGGCCGCGATCTCGCTCACCGTGGTCGCGGCCACCTGCCGGTGCTCGGCCTGGCTGGCGGGCGTGGTCTGGGAGCTCGACGAGGCCCGGGAGAAGCAGTCCCAGCTGGCCGTCGCCGAGGAACGGCTGCGGTTCTCCCGCGACCTGCACGACGTCCTCGGGCGCAATCTCACCACCATCGCGCTGAAGAGCGAGCTGGCCGTCCAGCTCGCCCGTCGGGGCCGCCCCGAGGCGGCCGACCAGATGACCGAGGTGCAGCGGATCGCCCAGGAGTCGCAGCGCGAGGTACGCGAGGTGGTCCGGGGCTACCGCACCGCCGACCTGCGGGCCGAGGTGGCCGGCGCCCGTTCGGTGCTCCGCGCCGCCGGGGTGGTCTGCGCGGTCGACCTCGGACCGGACCCGGCGGCCCTGACGCCGGTGGCCCACTCGGTGCTCGGCTGGGTGGTCCGCGAGGCGACCACCAACGTCCTGCGGCACAGCGAGGCGTCGCACTGCTCGATCCGGCTGCGCGCCGAGGACGGCCGGGCCGTCCTGGAGGTCGAGAACGACGGGGTGCCGACCGGGCTCACGGACGGCCGCGAGGACGGCCGCGAGGACAGCCGCGGGGACGGCGCGCACCCCGGCACCGGACTGACCGGCCTGGGCGAACGGCTGGCCGCCCACGGCGGCGCGCTGACCCTCCCGGCCACCGCCCCCGGCAGCTTCCGGATCACCGCCGTGCTGCCGCTCGCCGCCCCCGCACCGGCCCTGGAGGTGGCCGCCCGATGA
- a CDS encoding ABC transporter ATP-binding protein, giving the protein MTNTSHPEPAVQALGLQRRYGPAGDKGFDAVRGLDLTVHRGELFALLGTNGAGKTSTMELIEGLAAPTAGRVRVLGHDPYRERAALRPRIGIMLQEGGFPGELTVAETGRSWAGLTSGARPVDEALELVGLHQRRGVRVKQLSGGERRRLDLAMALLGRPEVLFLDEPSTGLDPEARAAVWQLVRELREQGTTVLLTTHYLEEAQELADRLAIMHHGRVITGGTVAEVIAGRPARISFELPERAGRHETLDLPPLDGAQVTAEGRRITVKTPALQADLTTLLGWAAHHGIALAALDARSASLEEAFLAIAAEGRTTAAPPAPTPAPTPIGSAR; this is encoded by the coding sequence ATGACGAACACCAGCCACCCGGAGCCCGCCGTCCAGGCGCTCGGGCTGCAGCGCCGCTACGGGCCCGCCGGCGACAAGGGCTTCGACGCGGTGCGCGGCCTGGACCTCACCGTCCACCGCGGCGAGCTCTTCGCCCTGCTCGGCACCAACGGCGCCGGCAAGACCTCCACCATGGAGCTGATCGAGGGCCTCGCCGCGCCCACCGCCGGCCGGGTCCGGGTGCTCGGCCACGACCCCTACCGGGAGCGGGCCGCACTCCGCCCGCGGATCGGCATCATGCTCCAGGAGGGCGGCTTCCCCGGCGAGCTCACCGTCGCCGAGACCGGCCGCAGCTGGGCCGGGCTGACCAGCGGTGCCCGCCCGGTGGACGAGGCCCTGGAACTGGTCGGCCTGCACCAGCGGCGCGGCGTGCGGGTCAAGCAGCTGTCCGGCGGCGAGCGGCGCCGGCTGGACCTGGCGATGGCACTGCTGGGCCGTCCCGAGGTGCTGTTCCTGGACGAGCCGAGCACCGGCCTCGACCCCGAGGCCCGGGCCGCCGTCTGGCAGCTGGTCCGGGAGCTGCGCGAGCAGGGCACCACCGTGCTGCTCACCACGCACTACCTGGAGGAGGCCCAGGAGCTCGCCGACCGGCTGGCGATCATGCATCACGGCCGGGTCATCACCGGCGGCACCGTCGCCGAGGTCATCGCCGGACGCCCGGCCCGGATCAGCTTCGAACTGCCCGAGCGCGCCGGACGCCACGAGACGCTCGACCTGCCCCCGCTGGACGGCGCGCAGGTCACCGCCGAGGGCCGGCGGATCACCGTCAAGACCCCCGCCCTCCAGGCCGACCTCACCACCCTGCTCGGCTGGGCCGCACACCACGGCATCGCGCTGGCCGCGCTGGACGCCCGCAGCGCCTCGCTGGAAGAGGCCTTCCTGGCCATCGCGGCCGAGGGCCGCACCACCGCCGCCCCGCCCGCTCCCACACCCGCTCCCACGCCGATCGGAAGCGCCCGATGA